The following coding sequences lie in one Nycticebus coucang isolate mNycCou1 chromosome 18, mNycCou1.pri, whole genome shotgun sequence genomic window:
- the SPEM2 gene encoding uncharacterized protein SPEM2, with the protein MENQLWHNSAGCCSQYQESPQDAEDILFLLLGLIILVNIGINVATVMWHGLQNALDKMIDCTTQKNDIQACESSPKGLPAKAKDMQIHCILDPVQVKMTRPAQYSSSSCHHPCNRHHSRRSRSRHRSRSRSRSRIRHLCCRRYGRCRHQQRPQNRRRFSHGRSGFCNQHHSHKMSQLRPMSYLDGEDQDRYLEEEEDDMAFPYPKYPRGGWGGLYPRMGLPSNVGLWGRQGGILASLPPPSLYLSPELRRMPKRVEAKSELRLQSYGPPSQSRIWGNMEAEQCASSPPPTRRLPPNPTWVPAGHSPYPSAGLILYDSWDQRRRGVESCEPPPFLLSRNSRQEAQGYRERYSLQSHRRSLPGHGHCQPNRSPHPSMGHLGYSSRNSHEIRRHVPDWAEAPPTRYPLTTSTSLTVLGETSYQRAPAASSALLPRSSQPLSEVQATDAASPPTTFIPLSRNPGGNVNYQVYDSQELKRQVQEGRIRAHSLPLPSTSASRPSLHRSRAATLS; encoded by the exons ATGGAGAACCAACTATGGCATAACAGCGCGGGGTGCTGCAGTCAATACCAAGAAAGCCCCCAGGATGCTGAGGACATCTTATTCCTGCTGCTGGGCCTCATCATTCTTGTCAACATTGGCATCAACGTGGCAACTGTG ATGTGGCATGGGCTGCAGAATGCCTTAGACAAGATGATCGATTGCACAACTCAGAAAA ACGACATTCAGGCTTGTGAAAGCTCCCCCAAAGGCCTCCCAGCCAAGGCCAAGGACATGCAGATCCACTGCATCCTGGACCCTGTACAGGTGAAGATGACCCGACCCGCACAATATTCCTCTTCCTCTTGCCATCATCCCTGCAACCGCCATCACAGCCGCCGAAGCCGCAGCCGCCATCGAAGCCGCAGTCGCAGTCGCAGTCGCATCCGCCATCTCTGCTGTCGCCGCTATGGCCGCTGCAGGCACCAGCAGAGGCCACAAAACCGCAGACGATTCTCCCATGGCCGCTCAGGCTTCTGTAACCAACATCACAGCCACAAGATGTCACAGCTAAGGCCAATGTCCTACCTTGATGGGGAGGACCAAGATCGCtacctggaggaggaggaggatgacaTGGCCTTTCCATACCCCAAGTACCCAcgtgggggctggggtgggctCTATCCACGAATGGGCCTGCCCTCCAACGTGGGGCTGTGGGGCCGCCAGGGTGGGATCCTGGCCAGCCTGCCCCCACCCTCTCTTTACCTGTCACCTGAGCTGCGCCGCATGCCCAAGCGTGTGGAAGCAAAGTCTGAGTTGAGGCTGCAGTCCTATGGGCCCCCCTCACAATCCCGAATTTGGGGCAATATGGAGGCTGAGCAGTGTGCCTCATCTCCACCACCTACCCGCCGGCTTCCCCCTAACCCTACCTGGGTCCCTGCGGGGCACAGCCCTTACCCTTCAGCGGGCCTAATACTGTACGATTCTTGGGATCAGCGGCGGCGTGGTGTGGAGAGCTGTGAGCCCCCACCTTTCTTGCTGTCCCGGAACTCCCGGCAGGAGGCCCAGGGCTACCGGGAGCGTTATTCTCTGCAGTCCCACCGGCGGAGCCTGCCTGGTCATGGTCACTGCCAGCCCAACCGCAGTCCCCACCCATCCATGGGACACTTGGGCTACAGCTCCAGGAATTCCCACGAAATCCGGCGCCATGTGCCGGACTGGGCTGAGGCTCCACCCACTCGGTATCCCCTGACCACCTCCACctctctcacagtgctgggagaGACCTCATATCAACGGGCGCCAGCTGCTAGCTCAGCATTGCTTCCCCGCTCCTCCCAGCCTCTATCTGAAGTCCAAGCTACTGATGCTGCCTCACCCCCGACCACCTTCATCCCACTCAGCCGGAATCCAGGGGGCAATGTTAACTACCAGGTGTACGACAGCCAGGAGCTGAAGAGGCAGGTGCAAGAGGGCAGAATAAGGGCCCACTCACTGCCACTACCTTCCACTTCAGCATCCAGGCCCTCCCTGCACAGGTCCCGGGCCGCAACACTCAGCTGA